The following coding sequences lie in one Pseudomonadota bacterium genomic window:
- the lysS gene encoding lysine--tRNA ligase has product MKEVQEKTDFRQQRIDKIEKLRQLGVNPFANNFVPSETAAEVVSRFGTLENEELENLPPQVKVAGRLMSLRLFGKAAFAHLKDRTGQIQIYVRKDKINEDLFEIFKIFDIGDFIGVEGKIFRTRTGELTVLAERICLLTKSLRSLPEKWHGLKDVETRYRQRYVDLLVNSEVADTLKKRVKIIDGIRDFFKQRDFMEVETPMMQPIAGGATARPFVTHHNALNMDLFLRVAPELYLKRLVVGGFERVFEINRNFRNEGISIQHNPEFTMLEFYQAFATYLDLMQLTEELFATLAEQVCGSSNVTYQGQEIDLTPPWDHLTVVESIEKYGYVPAERLQTRDSVLQVLKELDIEVEEKDSSYGKLLIKIFDETVESKLIQPTFITDYPVEISPLSRRNENNPAVTDRFELFIAGREMANAFSELNDPLDQRERFIQQGKEKAAGDEEAHQYDADYIRALEYGLPPTAGEGIGIDRLVMLLTDSPSIRDVILFPLLKPENKES; this is encoded by the coding sequence ATGAAAGAGGTCCAGGAAAAAACCGACTTCCGCCAGCAGCGGATCGATAAAATTGAAAAACTACGGCAACTGGGGGTAAATCCTTTTGCCAATAATTTTGTTCCCAGTGAAACTGCCGCTGAGGTTGTCAGCCGTTTTGGGACACTTGAAAATGAAGAACTGGAGAACCTCCCTCCCCAGGTTAAAGTTGCTGGTCGCCTGATGTCACTGCGCCTTTTCGGCAAAGCGGCCTTTGCCCATCTGAAAGATCGGACTGGTCAAATCCAAATTTATGTTCGTAAAGATAAAATCAATGAAGATCTTTTTGAAATTTTCAAAATATTTGATATCGGAGACTTTATCGGGGTAGAAGGCAAAATATTTCGGACCAGGACAGGCGAATTAACAGTTCTGGCTGAACGGATATGCCTGCTGACAAAATCCCTGCGGTCTTTGCCTGAGAAGTGGCATGGCCTGAAAGACGTGGAAACCCGGTACCGGCAGCGATATGTTGATTTGCTCGTCAACAGTGAGGTGGCTGATACTTTAAAAAAGCGGGTGAAGATTATTGATGGAATCCGCGACTTTTTCAAACAGCGTGATTTTATGGAAGTGGAAACCCCGATGATGCAGCCCATTGCCGGGGGGGCAACCGCGCGTCCCTTCGTCACCCATCATAATGCCCTGAATATGGATTTATTCCTCAGGGTTGCCCCAGAGCTCTATCTGAAGCGTCTGGTGGTCGGTGGGTTTGAGCGGGTTTTTGAAATCAATCGTAACTTTCGTAATGAGGGGATTTCCATTCAGCATAATCCTGAATTTACCATGCTGGAGTTTTACCAGGCTTTTGCTACCTATCTGGATCTCATGCAGCTTACGGAAGAATTGTTTGCTACTTTGGCTGAGCAGGTTTGTGGCAGCAGCAATGTGACCTATCAGGGGCAGGAAATTGATCTGACTCCACCCTGGGACCATTTGACGGTGGTTGAATCTATTGAAAAATATGGTTATGTTCCGGCGGAAAGGCTTCAAACTCGTGATTCTGTATTGCAGGTATTGAAGGAATTGGACATTGAGGTGGAGGAGAAAGATAGCAGCTATGGGAAACTCCTGATAAAAATTTTTGATGAAACGGTAGAGTCCAAGTTGATCCAGCCAACCTTTATTACTGATTATCCGGTTGAAATTTCCCCTTTGTCCCGGAGAAATGAAAACAACCCGGCCGTTACTGATCGGTTTGAACTTTTTATCGCCGGCCGGGAGATGGCCAATGCTTTTTCTGAGTTAAACGATCCTCTTGATCAGCGTGAACGGTTTATTCAACAGGGGAAGGAAAAAGCAGCCGGGGATGAGGAGGCTCATCAGTATGATGCTGATTATATCAGGGCGCTGGAATATGGCCTCCCTCCGACCGCTGGTGAAGGGATAGGTATAGATAGACTGGTTATGCTGCTTACGGACTCTCCTTCAATTCGTGATGTTATATTATTCCCTTTGTTAAAACCTGAAAATAAAGAGTCCTGA
- a CDS encoding lipoprotein-releasing ABC transporter permease subunit has translation MFLEFFIAFRYLLAKRKQIFISLITIISIAGVALGVAALIVVMSVMSGFETELKSRILGNNAHIVVMRYGGAISDYKNVMERVQKVPGVKLTAPFVLNQVMIAHGRTVSGVVFRGINPENDPLGKDIRSQMTAGSFMKKTADTSTGSQDYPGIVLGSELAKNLGVSVGGRVRIISPVGSPTPLGMVPRMKMFQVEGIFSSGMYEYDSSLVYVGLAAAQRLFGLDEKVSGISVQVADVYGAGALGKKIQQLLGYPFWARDWTDMNRNLFSALKLEQVTMFVILMLVILVAAFNIVSTLFMVVMEKHKDIAILKTLGMPARRVMRIFVWEGMIVGVMGTLLGLGAGIGICELLKNYHFINLPSDIYYVTTLPVNLKPFYVLLICFVSLLISFLATIYPSYRASKMLPAEALRYE, from the coding sequence TTGTTCCTTGAGTTTTTCATCGCTTTTCGTTATCTGCTGGCTAAACGGAAACAGATCTTTATTTCACTGATTACCATAATTTCCATTGCCGGGGTCGCCTTGGGGGTGGCAGCCTTGATTGTGGTTATGTCAGTGATGAGTGGTTTTGAGACTGAGCTGAAAAGCCGGATCCTGGGTAATAATGCTCATATTGTCGTGATGCGTTATGGTGGAGCCATTTCCGATTATAAAAATGTTATGGAAAGGGTACAAAAAGTTCCCGGGGTTAAATTGACCGCACCATTTGTCCTTAATCAGGTGATGATAGCCCATGGTCGGACGGTCAGCGGGGTAGTATTTCGGGGCATTAACCCTGAAAATGATCCGCTTGGCAAGGATATCCGCAGTCAAATGACTGCCGGTTCATTTATGAAGAAGACTGCCGACACTTCCACCGGTAGCCAGGACTATCCCGGCATTGTTTTAGGCAGTGAGTTGGCCAAAAACCTTGGGGTTTCGGTTGGTGGGCGGGTCAGGATTATCTCACCGGTTGGTTCTCCGACCCCATTGGGTATGGTTCCGAGGATGAAAATGTTCCAGGTCGAAGGGATCTTTTCTTCCGGAATGTATGAATACGATTCTTCATTGGTTTATGTGGGGTTGGCTGCTGCCCAGCGATTGTTTGGACTGGATGAAAAAGTTTCAGGAATTTCTGTCCAGGTTGCCGATGTCTACGGTGCCGGTGCGTTGGGGAAAAAGATTCAGCAATTATTGGGGTATCCTTTCTGGGCCCGCGACTGGACAGATATGAACCGTAATCTTTTTTCGGCGCTCAAACTTGAGCAGGTAACCATGTTTGTGATTTTAATGTTGGTGATTCTGGTTGCAGCCTTTAATATTGTTTCCACCCTTTTTATGGTGGTGATGGAGAAGCATAAGGATATTGCCATCCTGAAAACTCTGGGTATGCCGGCCAGAAGAGTCATGAGAATATTTGTCTGGGAAGGAATGATTGTTGGCGTTATGGGTACCTTGTTAGGTTTGGGTGCTGGTATTGGCATTTGTGAGTTGTTGAAAAACTATCATTTTATTAATTTGCCCAGTGACATTTATTATGTTACTACCCTCCCGGTTAACCTGAAACCATTTTATGTGCTGTTAATCTGTTTTGTCTCTTTGCTTATTTCCTTCCTGGCAACCATCTATCCTTCGTACCGGGCGTCCAAAATGCTGCCTGCTGAGGCCCTGAGATATGAGTAG
- a CDS encoding cyclic nucleotide-binding domain-containing protein: MSAMFFGKKDRADHPTSRIDRLNDQLLKNPGSFHLQIKLAEAYIQNGDSGRGISLLTKMAEKDAREGAVDKAIAVYKLILRYDPDNIEIRDILATLYSYKGLTAEATALGELSLGDEHELREEINLLPQISLDDLEQLSKVFSSSQVKAGDDIVRQDDAGDVFYVIIEGQAGVVLCKKEHQENEVVQLGPGNFFGEMSVLGDGVRMATVRALTDCHLLNIPQEQFEMIERQFPQLQQLIVDGYHKRMIDVVLSSLMFFHRFPDNRRSEIISRLEIMPVTKGDCLIKEGQQNQTLYIILSGEMQVQMHSGEQHIKLAKLGKGNFFGEISMITGRPAIATVLACTDGLLASMDRKLLDEIATQFPHFLREVMERLKKRNQQTMSYMIEHYQTD; encoded by the coding sequence ATGAGTGCAATGTTTTTTGGTAAAAAAGACAGGGCTGATCATCCGACTTCCCGCATTGATCGTTTAAACGATCAATTGCTTAAAAATCCAGGAAGCTTTCACCTCCAGATCAAGCTGGCCGAAGCCTACATCCAGAATGGTGATTCCGGCAGAGGCATTTCGTTGTTGACGAAAATGGCCGAGAAAGATGCCCGTGAGGGGGCAGTGGATAAAGCCATTGCGGTCTATAAGCTGATCCTGCGTTATGATCCTGATAATATTGAGATCAGAGATATACTGGCAACCCTTTACAGCTATAAGGGATTGACGGCGGAGGCTACTGCCCTCGGAGAATTATCATTAGGGGATGAGCACGAACTTAGAGAAGAGATCAATCTGTTGCCGCAAATATCCCTGGATGATTTGGAGCAACTAAGCAAAGTATTCTCATCTTCCCAGGTAAAAGCCGGCGATGATATCGTTCGTCAGGATGATGCCGGCGATGTTTTCTATGTTATTATCGAAGGGCAGGCAGGAGTGGTCCTGTGTAAAAAGGAACATCAGGAAAATGAAGTGGTGCAATTGGGTCCTGGTAATTTCTTCGGCGAGATGAGTGTCCTGGGGGATGGGGTCAGGATGGCTACAGTACGGGCTTTGACTGATTGTCACCTGCTGAATATTCCGCAGGAACAATTTGAAATGATTGAGCGGCAGTTTCCACAGTTGCAGCAGTTGATTGTTGACGGCTACCATAAAAGGATGATTGATGTAGTTTTGTCATCCCTGATGTTTTTCCATCGATTTCCGGATAACCGTCGTTCAGAAATTATTTCCCGGCTGGAAATAATGCCGGTGACCAAAGGAGATTGTCTGATTAAAGAAGGTCAGCAAAATCAGACCTTATATATTATTCTTTCCGGGGAAATGCAGGTGCAAATGCATTCCGGTGAGCAACACATTAAGCTGGCAAAATTGGGTAAAGGTAATTTTTTTGGTGAGATATCGATGATTACCGGCCGGCCTGCTATTGCGACAGTTCTTGCCTGCACTGATGGTTTGCTGGCTTCCATGGACCGGAAACTTCTTGACGAGATCGCTACCCAGTTTCCCCACTTCCTGCGCGAAGTCATGGAAAGACTTAAAAAGCGTAATCAGCAGACCATGAGTTATATGATAGAACATTATCAAACTGATTAG